From one Streptomyces sp. NBC_01478 genomic stretch:
- a CDS encoding glycosyltransferase family 4 protein, whose protein sequence is MSDVTIDRAPSLGFLPAQRAASRNAEIIPMSLRTVHFVMPGGVDDPAAPSGGNAYDRRVSLDLPGFGWQVHKHAVDGEWPRPGSAARAELARVLRELPDGAAVLMDGLVACGVPEIVVPEADRLSLAVLVHLPLGDETGLEAAVAAELDEKERTVLRAVSAVIGTSEWAVRRLVSHHGLAPERVHVATPGADIAPLASGTDGVSRLLCVATLTPRKGQHRLIEALAAAADLPWTCECVGGFGNDPEYVDHLRDLIKRHGLQDRLHLAGPRAGAELDATYASADLMVLMSYAETYGMAVTEALARGIPVLATDVGGLPEAVGRAPDGGVPGILVPPEAPAALAAELRGWFGEADVRRRLKAAARGRRAALDGWATTARSLAGVLTRLPSEPRRAA, encoded by the coding sequence GTGAGCGACGTGACCATCGACCGCGCCCCCTCGCTGGGATTCCTGCCCGCACAGCGCGCGGCCTCCCGGAATGCCGAGATCATCCCCATGTCCCTGCGCACCGTGCACTTCGTGATGCCGGGCGGCGTCGACGACCCGGCCGCGCCGAGCGGCGGCAACGCCTACGACCGGCGCGTCAGCCTGGACCTGCCCGGCTTCGGCTGGCAGGTCCACAAGCACGCCGTGGACGGCGAGTGGCCCCGGCCGGGCAGCGCGGCCCGCGCCGAACTCGCCCGGGTGCTGCGCGAGTTGCCCGACGGCGCCGCCGTCCTCATGGACGGGCTCGTGGCCTGCGGGGTCCCCGAGATCGTCGTTCCGGAGGCGGACCGGCTGAGCCTGGCCGTCCTGGTCCACCTTCCGCTCGGCGACGAGACCGGCCTGGAGGCCGCCGTGGCCGCGGAGTTGGACGAGAAGGAACGTACGGTCCTGCGGGCGGTGTCGGCGGTCATCGGCACCAGCGAGTGGGCGGTCCGCCGCCTCGTCTCCCACCACGGACTCGCCCCCGAACGCGTCCATGTCGCCACCCCCGGCGCCGACATCGCGCCCCTCGCCTCCGGCACCGACGGCGTCTCCCGCCTGCTGTGCGTCGCCACGCTGACTCCGCGCAAGGGCCAGCACCGGCTGATCGAGGCACTGGCCGCCGCGGCCGACCTGCCGTGGACCTGCGAGTGCGTCGGCGGCTTCGGCAACGACCCGGAGTACGTCGACCACCTGCGCGACCTCATCAAGCGCCACGGCCTCCAGGACCGGCTGCACCTCGCCGGCCCGCGGGCCGGCGCCGAACTCGACGCCACCTACGCCTCCGCCGACCTCATGGTCCTCATGTCGTACGCCGAGACGTACGGCATGGCCGTCACCGAGGCCCTCGCGCGAGGTATCCCCGTGCTGGCCACGGACGTCGGCGGGCTGCCCGAGGCGGTCGGCCGCGCCCCCGACGGCGGGGTGCCCGGCATCCTCGTCCCGCCGGAGGCCCCCGCCGCCCTCGCCGCCGAACTGCGCGGCTGGTTCGGCGAGGCCGACGTACGCCGTCGTCTCAAGGCGGCGGCCCGGGGCCGGCGCGCGGCCCTCGACGGGTGGGCCACCACGGCCCGCAGCCTGGCCGGCGTACTCACCCGGCTCCCCAGCGAACCCCGGAGGGCGGCATGA
- a CDS encoding ABC transporter substrate-binding protein translates to MRTRRTRPARLLLALTLAPLLTGCFASAGEEGEDTTGTSGARLRVALAFPPAENLSPYGADATILSRLGVTEGLTSLDANGSAEPALARSWQRESDRSWLFTLREATFQDGAEVTPARVAAALTHAAEAKPAPAALSGVTLTAESAGGDRVRVRTNSPDSVLPLRLAGPALAVLSPKAYEEKGRVDPVGTATGPFALTKVTGSTAATLDRFDDYWGGLAQAAGIDARFIADGTARTNALRTGQVDMAEAIPVAQAATLDNATRRETATTRTTSLQLNTRTGPFKDPKLRAAARAAVDTSALAKGVYEGHADAGAGIYGPAVTWAAGKRRQPVGRAEAAAPGGTAITLATYDNRPELPEAAQVLKQQFEQAGFKVELEVREYARIESDALAGRFDAFVVARNTLVDTGDPVAVLASDYTCDGGYNLALLCDQAVDRAVAKAAGTADTSARQNAAMAAEAEILGTDAVVPLVHQRVVTGVGASVKGVLLDPYERTLVGTGTRR, encoded by the coding sequence CCGGTGCCCGGCTCCGCGTCGCCCTCGCGTTCCCGCCCGCCGAGAACCTCTCCCCGTACGGCGCCGACGCCACGATCCTCAGCCGCCTCGGCGTCACCGAGGGCCTGACCTCGCTGGACGCCAACGGCTCCGCCGAGCCCGCGCTCGCCCGGTCCTGGCAGCGGGAGAGCGACCGCAGTTGGCTGTTCACCCTGCGCGAGGCCACCTTCCAGGACGGTGCCGAGGTCACTCCGGCCCGGGTGGCCGCCGCCCTGACCCACGCCGCCGAGGCGAAGCCCGCGCCCGCCGCGCTCTCCGGTGTCACCCTCACCGCCGAGTCCGCGGGCGGCGACCGTGTCCGCGTGCGCACCAACTCCCCGGACTCCGTGCTGCCGTTGAGGCTGGCCGGTCCCGCCCTCGCCGTCCTGTCCCCGAAGGCGTACGAGGAGAAGGGCCGCGTCGACCCGGTCGGCACCGCCACCGGTCCCTTCGCACTGACGAAGGTCACCGGTTCCACGGCGGCCACCCTCGACCGCTTCGACGACTACTGGGGCGGCCTCGCCCAGGCCGCCGGAATCGACGCGCGGTTCATCGCGGACGGCACCGCCCGCACCAACGCGCTGCGCACCGGGCAGGTCGACATGGCGGAGGCGATACCCGTCGCCCAGGCCGCCACCCTCGACAACGCCACCCGCCGCGAGACCGCCACCACCCGCACCACGAGCCTCCAACTCAACACCAGGACGGGCCCGTTCAAGGACCCGAAGCTCCGGGCGGCGGCCCGTGCGGCCGTCGACACGAGCGCGTTGGCCAAGGGCGTCTACGAGGGGCACGCCGACGCGGGCGCGGGCATCTACGGCCCCGCCGTCACCTGGGCCGCGGGTAAACGCCGGCAACCGGTCGGCCGGGCCGAGGCCGCGGCGCCCGGCGGGACGGCGATCACCCTCGCGACGTACGACAACCGGCCCGAACTCCCCGAAGCCGCGCAGGTGTTGAAGCAGCAGTTCGAACAGGCGGGATTCAAGGTCGAGTTGGAGGTCCGCGAGTACGCGCGGATCGAGAGCGACGCGCTGGCCGGGAGGTTCGACGCGTTCGTCGTGGCCCGCAACACCCTGGTGGACACGGGTGATCCGGTGGCCGTGCTCGCCAGTGACTACACCTGCGACGGCGGCTACAACCTCGCCCTGCTGTGCGACCAGGCCGTCGACCGGGCCGTGGCGAAGGCCGCGGGAACCGCCGACACCTCCGCACGACAGAACGCGGCGATGGCGGCCGAGGCCGAGATCCTCGGCACCGACGCCGTCGTGCCGCTCGTGCACCAACGGGTCGTCACCGGCGTCGGCGCCTCCGTCAAGGGCGTGCTCCTCGACCCGTACGAGCGCACCCTCGTCGGCACCGGAACCCGGCGCTGA
- a CDS encoding zinc-dependent alcohol dehydrogenase, translated as MKRTARAFWVSAPGHGEIRDVVLPDPAEDEVLVRSLWSGVSRGTETLVFRGGVPESQHATMRAPFQEGDFPGPVKYGYLNVGVVEEGPAALLGRTVFCLYPHQTRYVVPVSAVTPVPDSVPAGRAVLAGTVETAVNALWDARPLIGDRIAVVGGGMVGCSVAALLARFPGVRVQLVDADPARAKTAEALGVGFALPEDALGECDLVVHASATEQGLARALELLTPEGTVLELSWYGDRKVSLPLGEAFHSRRLVIRSSQVGTVSPNRANRSYADRLALALELLADPALDALVTGESGFEELPDLLPRLASGEIPALCHRVRYTDIG; from the coding sequence ATGAAGCGCACCGCGAGGGCGTTTTGGGTCAGCGCTCCGGGGCACGGCGAGATACGCGACGTCGTTCTGCCGGACCCCGCCGAGGACGAGGTGCTGGTCCGTTCCCTGTGGTCGGGCGTGAGCCGCGGCACCGAGACCCTGGTCTTCCGCGGGGGAGTGCCCGAGAGCCAGCACGCGACCATGCGGGCCCCCTTCCAGGAGGGCGACTTCCCGGGCCCGGTGAAATACGGCTACCTCAATGTCGGGGTCGTGGAGGAGGGCCCGGCCGCGCTGCTCGGCCGTACCGTCTTCTGCCTCTATCCGCACCAGACGCGCTACGTCGTCCCCGTGAGCGCCGTGACACCGGTGCCGGACTCCGTGCCGGCCGGGCGGGCCGTTCTCGCCGGGACCGTGGAGACCGCCGTCAACGCGCTGTGGGACGCGAGACCGCTGATCGGCGACCGGATCGCGGTGGTCGGCGGCGGGATGGTCGGGTGTTCGGTGGCCGCGCTGCTGGCCCGCTTCCCGGGCGTACGCGTCCAGTTGGTGGACGCCGACCCGGCGCGCGCGAAGACCGCCGAGGCGCTGGGAGTCGGCTTCGCGCTGCCCGAGGACGCGCTCGGCGAGTGCGACCTCGTCGTGCACGCCAGCGCCACCGAACAGGGCCTGGCCCGCGCGCTGGAACTCCTCACCCCGGAAGGCACCGTCCTCGAACTCAGTTGGTACGGCGACCGGAAGGTGAGCCTCCCGCTCGGCGAGGCCTTCCACTCCCGCCGCCTGGTGATCCGCAGCAGCCAGGTCGGCACCGTCTCCCCGAACCGGGCGAACCGCAGCTACGCCGACCGGCTCGCCCTCGCCCTCGAACTGCTCGCCGACCCCGCGCTGGACGCGTTGGTCACCGGGGAGAGCGGCTTCGAGGAGCTGCCGGACCTGCTGCCCAGGCTCGCTTCGGGGGAGATCCCGGCCCTGTGCCACCGGGTCCGCTACACCGACATTGGCTGA
- a CDS encoding creatininase family protein, with the protein MNGSGSRTAAYGLVPADTTEDVRSRGAEVSTQVAVLPVGSFEQHGPYLPLATDTLVACAVAREIAAAYPVHLLPPVTIGCSHEHAAWPGTVSISSVTLHAVVRDIADSLRRSGVQALVVVNGHGGNYVLGNVVQESSARGERMALFPAAEDWEAALERAGVLTSLLTDMHAGEIETSILLHAHPELIRPGYETSDFVADDRRHLLTLGMSGYTESGVIGRPSLGSAEKGKALLASLADSFGAYFSMLTADA; encoded by the coding sequence ATGAATGGTTCGGGCTCACGGACGGCGGCATACGGACTGGTGCCGGCGGACACCACGGAGGACGTGAGGTCTAGGGGGGCAGAAGTATCAACACAGGTCGCCGTCCTTCCGGTCGGCAGTTTCGAGCAGCACGGCCCGTATCTTCCGCTGGCGACCGACACCCTCGTCGCCTGTGCCGTGGCCCGGGAGATCGCCGCGGCGTACCCGGTGCATCTCCTGCCGCCGGTGACGATCGGCTGCTCGCACGAGCACGCCGCCTGGCCGGGGACCGTCAGCATCTCTTCCGTGACCCTTCATGCGGTGGTGCGGGACATCGCGGACTCGCTCCGCCGCTCGGGGGTTCAGGCCCTGGTGGTGGTCAACGGTCACGGCGGAAACTACGTACTGGGCAACGTCGTTCAGGAGTCCTCCGCGCGCGGGGAGCGGATGGCGCTGTTCCCGGCCGCCGAGGACTGGGAGGCCGCGCTGGAGCGGGCCGGGGTACTGACCTCGCTGCTCACCGATATGCATGCGGGGGAAATCGAGACCTCCATTCTGCTGCACGCTCATCCCGAATTGATCCGTCCCGGTTATGAGACCTCCGATTTCGTCGCCGACGACCGTCGCCATCTCCTGACGCTCGGTATGTCCGGCTATACCGAGTCGGGCGTCATCGGGCGCCCGTCCCTCGGCTCGGCGGAAAAGGGGAAGGCCTTGCTGGCGAGCCTCGCCGATTCCTTCGGCGCGTATTTCTCGATGCTGACCGCGGACGCCTGA
- a CDS encoding 6-pyruvoyl trahydropterin synthase family protein yields the protein MFSITVRDHIMIAHSFHGEVFGPAQRLHGATFLVDATFRREQLDDDNIVVDIGLATQELGAVVSELNYRNLDNEPDFAGVNTSTEFLAKVIADRLAERIQKGALGEGAQGLAGLQVTLHESHVAWASYERAL from the coding sequence TTGTTCAGCATCACCGTTCGCGATCACATCATGATCGCCCACAGCTTCCACGGCGAAGTGTTCGGGCCCGCACAGCGGTTGCACGGAGCCACGTTCCTTGTGGACGCCACCTTCCGGCGCGAGCAGTTGGACGACGACAACATCGTCGTCGACATCGGACTGGCCACCCAGGAACTGGGTGCCGTCGTGAGCGAGTTGAACTACAGAAACCTCGACAACGAACCCGACTTCGCCGGGGTCAACACCTCGACGGAGTTCCTCGCGAAGGTCATCGCCGACCGGCTCGCCGAGCGGATCCAGAAGGGCGCGCTCGGCGAGGGCGCCCAGGGCCTGGCCGGGCTCCAGGTCACCCTGCACGAGTCGCACGTCGCCTGGGCGAGTTACGAGCGTGCCCTGTGA
- a CDS encoding CDP-alcohol phosphatidyltransferase family protein produces MALNNTYEARLVQQETAVGAGVQILLLALLGTAIGMGPAGWLTGLAFAIATWAVLSKALHRTRTRSFGPANRVTLGRAILVGGVTALVADSFESSPPVTLLVGLTAVALILDGVDGKVARRTNTSTALGARFDMEVDAFLILVLSVYVSTQMGPWVLLIGGMRYAFVAAARVWLWLNAPLPPSTARKTVAATQGILLLLAGADLLPHTANLAVVALALGTLVWSFGRDILWLWRTSRTALVEEVPAEEKILELVSQ; encoded by the coding sequence GTGGCCCTGAACAACACATACGAAGCAAGGCTGGTCCAGCAGGAGACCGCTGTGGGAGCGGGCGTTCAGATCCTGTTGCTGGCGTTGCTCGGCACGGCGATCGGGATGGGGCCGGCCGGCTGGCTGACCGGCCTGGCATTCGCGATCGCCACCTGGGCCGTGCTGTCCAAGGCGCTGCACCGGACCCGGACGCGTTCCTTCGGCCCGGCCAACCGGGTCACCCTCGGCCGCGCGATCCTGGTCGGCGGGGTGACGGCGCTGGTCGCGGACTCCTTCGAGAGCTCGCCGCCGGTGACGCTGCTGGTGGGGCTGACGGCGGTGGCCCTGATCCTGGACGGCGTCGACGGCAAGGTGGCCCGGCGCACGAACACCTCGACCGCGCTGGGCGCGCGCTTCGACATGGAGGTCGACGCGTTCCTGATCCTGGTGCTCAGCGTGTACGTCTCGACGCAGATGGGCCCGTGGGTCCTGCTGATCGGCGGCATGCGCTACGCGTTCGTCGCGGCGGCCCGCGTCTGGCTGTGGCTGAACGCCCCGCTCCCGCCGAGCACCGCCCGCAAGACGGTCGCCGCCACCCAGGGCATCCTCCTGCTGCTGGCGGGCGCGGACCTGCTGCCGCACACGGCCAACCTCGCCGTGGTGGCGCTCGCGCTGGGCACGCTGGTGTGGTCCTTCGGCCGCGACATCCTGTGGCTGTGGCGCACCTCCCGCACCGCCCTCGTCGAGGAGGTCCCGGCCGAGGAGAAAATCCTCGAACTGGTCTCGCAGTAG
- a CDS encoding YcnI family copper-binding membrane protein produces MSAHRTALCRAGTVAALATAGVLAAAGVASAHVTVHPESYAKGATDGVLTFRVPNEEDKASTTKVQVYLPTDHPVLGVLVTPQNGWTAKVTTSKLKTPVTTDDGTITDAVSEITWTGGKIGAGQFEDFNVAFGQLPDDTDQLTFKTLQTYSDGDVVRWIEETTAGGDEPEDPAPVLKLTAKESEDGDEAPAASASTAATATKTTSASSSSSSSDSTARGLGIAGLIVGVLGLAAGAFAVVRSRAPRS; encoded by the coding sequence ATGTCCGCACACCGCACCGCCCTGTGCCGCGCAGGCACCGTCGCCGCGCTCGCCACCGCCGGAGTCCTGGCCGCCGCCGGCGTCGCCTCGGCGCACGTCACCGTCCACCCCGAGAGCTATGCGAAGGGCGCCACGGACGGTGTCCTCACCTTCCGCGTCCCCAACGAGGAGGACAAGGCCAGCACGACCAAGGTCCAGGTGTACCTGCCCACCGACCACCCCGTCCTCGGCGTGCTGGTCACCCCGCAGAACGGCTGGACCGCGAAGGTCACCACCAGCAAGCTCAAGACGCCGGTCACGACCGACGACGGCACCATCACCGACGCCGTCTCCGAGATCACCTGGACCGGCGGCAAGATCGGCGCGGGCCAGTTCGAGGACTTCAACGTCGCCTTTGGCCAACTGCCCGACGACACCGACCAGTTGACGTTCAAGACGCTCCAGACCTACTCGGACGGCGACGTCGTCCGCTGGATCGAGGAGACCACGGCGGGCGGTGACGAGCCGGAGGACCCGGCGCCCGTCCTCAAGCTCACCGCGAAGGAGAGCGAGGACGGCGACGAGGCCCCGGCCGCCTCCGCCTCCACGGCGGCCACCGCCACGAAGACGACCTCCGCCTCCTCGTCGAGCTCCAGCAGCGACTCGACCGCCCGCGGGCTCGGCATCGCCGGGCTGATCGTGGGCGTCCTCGGCCTCGCGGCCGGTGCCTTCGCCGTCGTACGCAGCCGCGCGCCGCGGTCGTAG
- a CDS encoding MDR family MFS transporter, which produces MSKATLVRTPLSPLLRLLILTQLAFNVGFFAVLPFLAEHLADAIGMAGWLVGLVLGLRTFSQQGLFVVGGALADRYGVRPVVLAGCVLRIAGFGWLGYAERTWSVVGAVLLIGFAAALFSPAVESEVARQAVEWEETGGGERTRVLALFTVAGQVGAFVGPLLGALLLAADFRVTCLAGAAVFVLVLAGHARLLPQHIPGRTRVTAKGGARTLVHNRPFLALCCAYGAYLLAYNQLYLALPAEVERTAGSQAPLAWLFALSSLLVVTAQVPVTRWAGERLDPRRSMAAGLLLIAAGFTAVAVARPAQLTGATGLLPAVALVVLLTLGQMLIAPVARAWVPDLAEPGRLGLYTGALSSVSGLIVLLGSAATGTLLDAGLPAAVPWLALAVVPVAAIGLLPRAGGPAAVSR; this is translated from the coding sequence ATGAGCAAGGCCACCCTCGTACGGACCCCGCTCTCGCCCCTGCTCCGGCTGCTGATCCTCACCCAACTCGCCTTCAACGTCGGCTTCTTCGCCGTGCTGCCGTTCCTCGCCGAGCACCTGGCGGACGCGATCGGCATGGCGGGCTGGCTGGTCGGGCTCGTGCTGGGGCTGCGGACCTTCAGCCAGCAGGGGCTGTTCGTGGTCGGCGGGGCCCTCGCCGACCGGTACGGGGTGCGGCCCGTGGTGCTCGCCGGGTGCGTGCTGCGGATCGCCGGGTTCGGCTGGCTCGGGTACGCCGAGCGGACCTGGTCCGTCGTCGGGGCCGTCCTGCTCATCGGGTTCGCCGCCGCGTTGTTCTCCCCGGCCGTGGAGTCGGAGGTCGCGCGACAGGCGGTCGAGTGGGAGGAGACGGGCGGAGGCGAACGCACGCGCGTGCTCGCGCTGTTCACCGTCGCCGGTCAAGTCGGCGCCTTCGTCGGCCCGTTGCTCGGCGCGCTGCTGCTCGCGGCGGACTTCCGGGTGACCTGTCTCGCCGGGGCCGCGGTCTTCGTGCTCGTCCTCGCGGGCCATGCCCGGCTGCTGCCGCAGCACATCCCCGGCCGGACACGGGTCACGGCGAAGGGCGGTGCGCGGACTCTCGTACACAACAGGCCCTTCCTGGCGCTGTGTTGTGCCTACGGCGCCTATCTCCTCGCCTACAACCAGCTCTATCTGGCCCTCCCCGCGGAGGTCGAGCGTACGGCGGGCTCGCAGGCGCCGCTGGCCTGGCTGTTCGCGCTGTCCTCGCTGCTGGTGGTGACCGCGCAGGTGCCGGTCACCCGGTGGGCGGGGGAGCGGCTCGACCCGCGCCGGTCCATGGCGGCCGGGCTGCTGCTGATCGCCGCAGGGTTCACGGCCGTGGCGGTCGCCCGCCCCGCCCAACTGACCGGCGCCACCGGGCTGTTGCCCGCCGTCGCGCTCGTCGTCCTGCTCACCCTCGGCCAGATGCTCATCGCGCCCGTCGCCCGGGCGTGGGTCCCGGACCTCGCAGAACCCGGCCGCCTCGGCCTCTACACCGGAGCCCTCTCCTCCGTCTCCGGTCTGATCGTCCTCCTCGGCAGCGCGGCCACCGGCACCCTCCTCGACGCGGGGCTGCCCGCGGCCGTGCCGTGGCTGGCCCTGGCCGTCGTACCGGTCGCCGCGATCGGGCTGTTGCCCCGCGCGGGCGGCCCGGCGGCCGTATCCCGGTAA
- a CDS encoding ABC transporter permease subunit, whose protein sequence is MPHRTTALLWRALLTAALICAVGLLPWLSRTDPALTVLKARSAERDPDPEVLAAVRTQLGLDKGPFHLLGQWLTGLPRGDAGRSWISGAEVTPAVLQALGASLLLMSAALVVASVTAGAVCARTLRRTGRPAGRTGSAVLAALPEFLVASVLATVVGVRLGWLPALGWYGPRWVALPALALGVPAGAVLGRLLDDLLPGAFAEPWVRAGVARGLSGGRIARHAVRRCLPGLLPNTGLFVVGLTGGAVAVEQIFDIPGLGRTTLQAALAQDLPVLQAGTLALLLLAAGAAGLARLAARLLVGPALRADALPSLHGPADPTARRTRPVVLGALLLGVVALGLPRDPLALDTGLRLHHPTWAHPFGTDALGRDLLARVAHGAVDTLLLALAISAVALGTGVLLGLAPRLSGPLVDTVNAVPPVLAALLVTAVAGNGSGTPALAVAVLAWTPLAAHTSALLRQERATLHVTATRGLGAGRRHLLRHTLLPAVLPPVTRHALLRLPGVALALASLGFLGLGAQPPSPEWGLLLAENQPYAERAPWAVLAPAAVLALLGALAVTASGGVRAAGQGKLAAR, encoded by the coding sequence ATGCCGCACCGCACGACCGCGCTCCTGTGGCGCGCCCTCCTCACGGCCGCCCTGATCTGCGCGGTGGGCCTGCTGCCCTGGCTCTCCCGCACCGACCCGGCCCTCACCGTCCTCAAGGCCCGCTCGGCGGAACGCGACCCCGACCCCGAGGTCCTCGCCGCCGTCCGCACCCAACTCGGCCTCGACAAAGGCCCGTTCCACCTCCTCGGCCAATGGCTCACCGGCCTGCCGCGCGGCGACGCCGGCCGCTCCTGGATCTCCGGCGCCGAGGTCACGCCCGCCGTACTCCAAGCCCTGGGCGCGTCCCTGCTGTTGATGAGCGCGGCGCTCGTGGTGGCCTCTGTCACCGCCGGGGCGGTGTGCGCGCGGACGTTGCGGCGGACCGGTCGCCCCGCGGGGCGGACCGGGTCCGCCGTGCTCGCCGCGCTTCCCGAGTTCCTCGTCGCGTCCGTGCTCGCCACGGTCGTCGGGGTGCGGCTCGGGTGGCTGCCCGCGCTCGGGTGGTACGGGCCGCGCTGGGTCGCGCTGCCCGCGCTCGCGCTCGGGGTGCCCGCCGGGGCCGTGCTGGGGCGGCTGCTCGACGATCTGCTGCCGGGGGCGTTCGCCGAGCCGTGGGTGCGGGCCGGGGTCGCGCGGGGGCTGTCCGGGGGGCGTATCGCGCGGCATGCCGTGCGGCGGTGTCTGCCCGGACTGCTGCCCAATACGGGGTTGTTCGTCGTCGGGCTGACCGGTGGAGCCGTCGCCGTCGAGCAGATCTTCGACATACCGGGGCTCGGGCGCACCACCCTCCAGGCCGCCCTGGCCCAGGACCTGCCCGTCCTCCAGGCCGGCACCCTCGCCCTCCTCCTGCTCGCCGCCGGCGCCGCCGGACTCGCCCGCCTCGCCGCCCGCCTGCTCGTCGGCCCCGCACTGCGTGCCGACGCGCTCCCCTCCCTCCACGGGCCCGCCGACCCAACTGCCCGACGTACCAGGCCCGTTGTCCTCGGCGCCCTCCTCCTCGGTGTCGTCGCGCTCGGTCTGCCCCGCGACCCCCTCGCCCTCGACACCGGACTGCGTCTCCACCACCCCACCTGGGCCCACCCGTTCGGCACCGACGCGCTCGGCCGGGACCTCCTCGCACGGGTCGCCCACGGCGCCGTCGACACCCTGCTGCTCGCCCTCGCGATCAGTGCCGTCGCGCTCGGCACCGGCGTACTGCTCGGGCTGGCGCCCCGCCTGTCAGGGCCGCTCGTCGACACGGTGAACGCCGTACCGCCGGTCCTGGCCGCCCTGTTGGTCACCGCAGTGGCCGGCAACGGGAGCGGCACCCCCGCCCTCGCCGTGGCCGTCCTCGCGTGGACCCCCCTCGCGGCGCACACCTCCGCGCTGCTGCGCCAGGAACGCGCCACCCTGCACGTCACCGCCACCCGGGGCCTGGGCGCGGGCCGTCGGCACCTCCTGCGCCACACGCTGCTGCCCGCCGTCCTGCCACCCGTCACCCGGCACGCCCTGCTCCGTCTGCCCGGTGTCGCCCTCGCCCTCGCCTCGCTCGGCTTCCTCGGCCTAGGTGCCCAACCGCCTTCCCCTGAATGGGGTTTGCTCCTCGCCGAGAACCAGCCCTACGCCGAACGCGCCCCCTGGGCCGTTCTCGCCCCCGCCGCCGTCCTCGCGCTCCTCGGCGCGCTCGCGGTGACGGCGTCCGGCGGCGTACGAGCAGCGGGGCAAGGGAAGTTGGCGGCCCGATGA
- a CDS encoding trans-aconitate methyltransferase, translated as MAGTVQADTGEQTGPGSVIPGAGPATRPGERATVRLRDVGPDDPPRYAPEWLELREGADAVARAPELLDPLRIRLANLPGRSGVVIHDLGCGTGSMGRWLAPRLDGAQHWILHDRDPYLLHFAAVASPRAAADGSRVTVETRRGDVARLTPDALVGASLVTASALLDVLTREEVDALVAACVGAGCPALLTLSVAGRVELTPADPMDAEIADAFNAHQRRDGLLGPDAVTVTCEAFAAHGATVRVHPSAWRLGPDDLALTAEWLRGWVGAAVEERPELKERADHYLRERLAACAAGELTVLVHHSDLLALARPTGGTS; from the coding sequence ATGGCGGGAACGGTCCAGGCGGACACGGGCGAGCAGACAGGGCCGGGTTCCGTGATCCCCGGCGCCGGGCCCGCCACCCGCCCCGGCGAGCGGGCCACCGTACGGCTGCGGGACGTCGGCCCCGACGACCCGCCGCGCTACGCGCCGGAGTGGCTGGAGCTGCGGGAGGGCGCCGACGCCGTCGCGCGGGCGCCCGAACTGCTCGACCCGCTGCGCATCCGGCTCGCCAACCTGCCCGGCCGCTCCGGGGTCGTCATCCACGACCTGGGCTGCGGCACCGGCTCGATGGGCCGCTGGCTCGCGCCCCGCCTCGACGGCGCCCAGCACTGGATCCTGCACGACCGCGACCCCTACCTCCTGCACTTCGCCGCCGTCGCCTCACCGCGTGCCGCCGCCGACGGCAGCCGCGTCACGGTCGAGACCCGGCGCGGCGACGTGGCCCGGCTGACCCCGGACGCGCTGGTCGGCGCCTCGCTGGTGACGGCCTCCGCCCTCCTGGACGTCCTCACCCGCGAGGAGGTGGACGCGCTCGTCGCCGCCTGTGTCGGCGCCGGCTGCCCCGCGCTGCTCACCCTCTCCGTCGCCGGGCGGGTCGAACTCACCCCGGCCGACCCGATGGACGCCGAGATCGCCGACGCGTTCAACGCCCACCAGCGGCGCGACGGCCTCCTCGGCCCCGACGCGGTCACCGTCACCTGCGAGGCCTTCGCCGCGCACGGCGCCACGGTCCGCGTCCACCCGAGCGCCTGGCGGCTGGGCCCCGACGACCTCGCGCTGACCGCCGAGTGGCTGCGCGGCTGGGTCGGCGCGGCCGTCGAGGAACGCCCCGAGCTGAAGGAACGTGCCGACCACTATCTGCGAGAGCGCCTCGCGGCGTGCGCGGCCGGGGAGTTGACCGTGCTCGTCCACCACAGCGACCTGCTGGCGCTGGCCCGGCCGACGGGGGGAACGTCATGA